The following coding sequences lie in one Deltaproteobacteria bacterium genomic window:
- a CDS encoding peptidoglycan-binding protein, protein MSLDAALARAPRCLLVNVTSGESLECLFNPTQVTEKLQVNWNRLAVPGLSHQVLQFQSTANRQLSGVEFYLDRFFAAEQPGDPNILDFRAFLRALTVPPEGTEGVAATAPPRVLFIWPSVVTVECVVASVEFQYKQLAVDGMVLVYTASVSFEEILDTRVTSEELREEVE, encoded by the coding sequence GTGTCGCTCGATGCTGCTCTCGCCCGCGCTCCTCGCTGCCTGCTCGTGAACGTCACGAGCGGGGAGTCGCTCGAGTGCCTCTTCAACCCGACGCAGGTGACCGAGAAGCTGCAGGTGAACTGGAACCGCCTCGCGGTGCCCGGGCTCTCCCATCAGGTGCTGCAGTTCCAGAGCACGGCGAACCGGCAGCTCTCGGGCGTCGAGTTCTACCTCGACCGCTTCTTCGCCGCCGAGCAGCCGGGCGACCCGAACATCCTCGACTTCCGCGCCTTCCTGCGCGCGCTCACGGTGCCCCCCGAGGGCACCGAGGGCGTGGCCGCGACGGCGCCGCCCCGCGTCCTCTTCATCTGGCCGAGCGTCGTCACCGTCGAGTGCGTCGTCGCCAGCGTGGAGTTCCAGTACAAGCAGCTCGCCGTCGACGGGATGGTGCTCGTCTACACGGCGAGCGTCTCCTTCGAGGAGATCCTCGACACGCGCGTGACCAGCGAAGAGCTGCGCGAGGAGGTCGAGTGA